The genomic stretch GGAAAACCATGTAGCAAAGAGAACATTCGTGTATAATATCTCGTGTGGATAGAGAACTCTGAACACTCTTGTCATCTGATTTTTCTGAACTTGTCTCCAAGTGTTGATCTTTATGTTCCATAAAATGTTGTAACttcttaaaagtttttttacagATGTCACATTGATGTAAGAGAGATTTAGAAGAGTCAACTGTAACTTGAGGaggacattttttattaataccatCATGAGTTTCTCTGTGTTCTACTAGATGATGAAGTTTCCTAAATGATTTATCGCAAGGCTCACATCGAAATCCTGCGCTATGATCTtcagtttgttttgtttgaacttgaactttattatctttttcgCTCTTATTGTCTCGGTGTTCAGATGAGCTTTTCCTGCTTAACCGCGACGACATTGCATTTGGCTTGTGGATAGGACGATGTTGGACCAAATGATGCAATTTTCGAAACTCTTTTTTACAAACCTCACAACAGAAAACATTCTTTTTAACTTCGTCATTGTGGACTGATTTAAGATCTTCTTTTCTGTGTTGGAGTTTGtgacttaataaatatgataactGTCTAAAACTTTTGCCACATAGTTCACAcactaaattatttgtattaaatttagctTTATTGACAGTTTTATGTGATAAATGTTCACTTTGCTTTTCAGTATccaaatctttatttattatttcatcgtATTTATCCTTAGCTGGTTTTGAGTCTCTTGATTTTCGTTTTCTCGGTGTTAATATTTCTTCATCCAAATCTATATCTGATTTGCTATCAGTTGATGATCTTTTTGATTCTTGTGAAAATCGCAACCTCGAAGAACTCCTTTTATCCGAGTCCGACCTATTTGGAGATGGACCTGTACAATGTTTCACATgtttaaatacaacattttcaGAACGGAATAATTTGTTACATATTGGACAtacaatgttttcatttatcttaCCCATTGtccaattttcttttattatttcgtcGTCACTACTTTCCTCAGTCTCTGTATGTTCCTTATACGACTTTTCTTCTTGTAATCGTGGCTTTTTCTGAGGACTCGGCGTCTTAGGTGCGTTAGAGTCGACTCCGGGAAGAGGGTTCTTTCTGGGTCGACCTCTACCTCTCTTTACTGGTGTGTTTTGTTGTGAATTATTCTCAGTTGCGTGggttaaaattttgttctcAGATTGTGTTTCAAGTAGCTCAGCAGCTTTGACTAAGTTATCTATAGCTGATATTGGATCTGAGTGAACATATGGCTCAGCCTTATTCACAATCTCTGTGGAGTTTTTCACTACATCTTGCTTCTCCTCCGACACATTACGGTTCAGAAGATAGGATTTCTTGGGTACCAGTGCTTTCGCTTTTTTATCAGCCTTGtcttcgaacctgcgtttttTCTTTGGTGAAGTTTCCATGCCTAAATCACCAGGTTCTATGAGTTCCAATTCAGGTGTTTCAACTGGAGTTAAAACTTGTTTCCTCTGATGTTTACTTTTAGATTTAGTATCGTCTTGTAACTTATTCTCATAACTCTCTAGTATATCAGAATCTAAAGACTCAGAAGCACTGTGGACAAATTTAGAAGACTCAttgatttgaatatttgtagGCGAGAGTTCCTGACCttgcatatttaaaactgGAACAAATTCAGGATTTGTGTCCATGAATACAACTTTAACAGGTTTATcttcaattattgtaattggGCCTTCAAGCTGCCGCTTTGCTGTTAATGCAGATTGATATGCAATCTGAACTTTGGATTGATAATTCTTGTTATATGTTTCATTAGACACCTTGGCCGTTGGAATTTTACTGGAATGATTATGACGTGCAGCGTTATGCTTATTTGTCGATTTAGCTTTGGATTCAGCAAGCATAAGTTCATTtcttgacaatttttttacggGAATGTCTTTTGGTACTACactctttataacattatgcGGTTCTTTTCTATCAAAATTAACAGTTAGTAAATTTTCATACGTAAAGGAATTTCGTCTAGCAAACTTATCAAAATCTTTCTCTGTGATAATTGGTTCTTTTTTAGCACCGCTATCACATATCGTACTACCAACTATTTCATTAACCTTAGTATCCTtacatagtaatttaatatcccCTGTAATTGGTATATGCTCAATGATTTCTTCGTCAGATATATTGGCCTTTTCATGTTCCTTAATAACATTTTGGTGAGGTTTATTTGTGAATGGTGGAAGATTTACTAATGGGTCTGGTTTATTTGAATTAGAAGTTTTTATATCTGCATTACTTGACTTGGATTCTTGTGTTAGCGCTGGTAACTCATGTGGCGGTCTCTCCACGAAAGGAATTCCATgcaattcattcattttcttttcaatatcATCTAATGTAATCTGATACGCATTTTTGTCTTTCTCACTTGCATTACTTTCGACACTCTGCTTATGCTCGTCTTGGGTAGCTTTCACTGGAAGTGCTCGATTAATAATCCcttcaattgttttatcaattaaatcttgattattaatttctttcctTTGAGTTGGTTTTTTAGCCACCAGGTCAACATCCGATTTTGTTGATGTAGTTTTCAAtgttgaagattttttttcatctttaAGAATTTGTGTGTTATCAGTCTGCTCAATAttcggtttatttttaaaagtaacagTTGTTACTTTTGGTTTATTAGAAGAATTTACATCTTGGGCTTTTGATACAACAATATTGTTAGATTGTCTTTGACTATCTATTTTCTTCAACACATCTCTCCTGTTCAGATCTTTAGGTTGTTTTAGTTGTTTTGTGCTGGAATTATTAGAAGCAACTTttgtttcctttattttatttaaaaattcttgtcTGTTGGCTTCAGTCCACTTTCCAAAAGGCACTGCGGCGCAATTTTTCTTAttggtttgttttgtttggGTATTAGCAAGTAAATCAATTTTTGAGTCAATCTTTACAATGGATGTGTTTGCCTTTACGGGCAATTTCACGGGTTTTTGAATATCATCAGCTGATTTTATTTCAGGAagagaaattgttttattttctgtaggtataataatattatgtttatttatatccatGAAAGAGcaatctttattttctttcacttgattttgaataatatttgaattaatttttgtttcattttcaatagGTTTTAAGGATATAACATCCTCAACCAGAGCAGTGTCAATTTTTTGTACTGTAGTATCAGTAGTATTATGAATTTGCTGTTGGCTTTCATTAGATTTTATAGGTAACATCTCAGTGATTTTGAGATTAGGTACCAATTTCAAATCTTCTTGAATTGTTTCCTTTTCcactatatttaattgttcttGATTTTGCTTGTTTGTGGGTGTTGAATCGCATAgctttataacttttttattgtatttgttaagtTCTATTTCAGTTGAAGTAGTTACATCAGCTAAGGTTTTTTCAGCTTCAATAGCTTTATGTTTTACTCCTGTTAACGTTAAATTGTCACCAATGTTAGGCACATTTGTTTTGTCTAAAGAACTCTTAGTATGCTTTAAGTCAGTTCCAATATTTTgaatgtcttttattttatttgtatcatcAGTAAGTTGcttcttatttttttgattagAACAGTAAGTATCTCTAACATCAATTTTAGCGTCCGAGATCAATTGCCTTGGTTCAGAGTCAACTATTATTTGATCCTTTTCAACTGCCTTTGTTTTACTTGTGTCACTATTTTTTTCGTTACTTGTATTTGTTGGTGAagatatattttcaacaataacTAGCTTATCTTCAACAGTCTCTGTATCATCACCTGTAATTAAATCAACACTGTTTTTGTTACAGATGAGAATCAAGTCTGATGATTTTTCCTCAACAGTTTTATTGACTTTATATGTATCTTCCGCATTATTTTCTGTTGAAACTATTGTTTTTTCGAAGTTTTTATCTTCGTTTATAACAATTGGGgcttttaaagtaatttcattacttaaatttgaatctttattttctatacctacactttgttttataatctttttctctattttattgtctattaAATCAGCTTTACATTCCTTCTCATCTATGACCAAAGGTTTATCTTCAGAAGTATGCACTATGTCAGGTAATGTTTTATCTAAAACATCTTTCTCATCgttttcattgttttcaattaaCTCCTTGTTTTTGATAGGTGTGTCAGACAATTTATGTTTGCTACATTCAGTATGAACTTCTATAGTTTTCTTGATATTATCAGATTGTCTGTTTGGATGCAATTGCTGGTCTaccattgtttttgttaagggTATTCCTTCTTTATTGGGCGTAGAGTGGTATGTCATTGGGGTAAAAGTACTTATTACTGGTGATTTACGTGATTcactaaatttcattacttttccattaaaattgaCTTTTGaatcttcttttatttgaatacttgTCTCTACCTCAACATCTTTACTTTCTGTCTCATTTTGCGGGTTTTTAAGTGTATTTTCAGtagttttgttattatcaGACTCTATCAATGGCTTGTCATGATTAACAAGACTCTTAGGGGAACTTTCCTTAGGTTCTTCATTGGTGATGggctaaaacaaaaatgttatattaaaataaagttaagttTAAGTAATCAATCAGCTACAAATATGTctcgattaaaattattaaatacattgtgTGTCTCCAAGTGGAAAACATTAAATCTCTTGATAAtacaaatctttaaaattaactagctgtgacccgcggttgaaaccgcgtaagtccgtatcccgtagaaatatcggtataaaaagtgcctatgtgttatttcagttgtccagctatctccgaagcaaaatagtattattattcaccaatagatgtcaggaaaaaaaaaacatgaataaatcacgaatatgacattttctaaaaaaaatttctagctagatcgatttatcacCCACGAAACCCTAtacactaaatttcatgaaaatcgttggagcaaATTCCgagatttcaattatatatatagatatatatgtatatatatacaagaattgctcgtttaaaggtataagattagtCAAATATATACACCTATTTTACCATTGTActatgtttgaattaaatatgtcaatTTACAGCAGGTCAAAATAGAGTCTAAAGGAGTTGGACACTATCAAAGTTTCATgagcttatattattattattatagttctTACCACTTCCTTTGGTACTTCAATCTCAATTTCTTCATATACTTCTAAATTGCCTTCTGCATTTTCCCTGGAATTAAAGtattgtatgaatttatttattaaaaaaaacagtggtGTCTCAGTGTTGAGGATCTTGGATAATAAATTTGGGGATCGGAGACTAGGCGAGAGTgcaggtatatatatatagtatagtatatagtatagtatatattatagtgcacatgcaaataaattgaattttcaatttatttgcgcGTGTGGATAACATTACCACTGCCCAGAACAGTACAGGAGAACATTGTGAGGAAAGCatcatgtccaagaattaaaagtttgacatgtaacatctgccAAGCTCCACTTGGCTagcatggtggattatggcctcgACCCTTATAGGAGTcctgtgtcccagtagtggaaaaatatttgggctgatgatgatgaattcatttttataattactattgatattacaaattaagtCAGGATTAAATACTATTccatatatttctaaaaattacaatacataaaataagaactttacaaaaaaaattgcaaactTTACTCTAAAGGCATCTTGAATCCAGTGTACTTCATTAGTAATTTTAGTAAacatagtcaaaggaaaagagATAAGTGCTTCGTCAGATCTAAATCTCactatcaaatttcatctaaattgtTTCAGTGATTTAGGTGTGAAGATGAGACAGACAAATTGCttttgcattaattttattatagtagcAACTAACATTACAAAACACAGAAATATAGCAGTTCAAAAAGCAGTGGTGTCTCAGTGGTTAGTGCCACAGACTTAAAATTAGTAAGTCATTAACTTCAATTAGGGTTCGAGATCTgtacatgtggataacatcatcactTCTCGATAACactgaaggaaaacattgcgAGGAAACCAGCATGTTTGAGAAAAGTTTGACAACATGCAATATCTGCCATCCCGCAAGTGCGGGAAGGTCTGGTCAAGTGACCAGCGTAGTGGATTagggcctaaaccctcataagaggcctatgtcccagcagtgggaacatgtatgggctgatgatgatagcTGTTTATAGTAagtaaaatgtaacaaataggCTTTACATAGCTAATTTCTATGAGACTATCTAAGCTTTATCTTCATCACacatataactataatatacaagcattagtaaaaatattgattttgtcaagagtaaaattttaacaaggGCTAATTTtaaggaatatttaaaattttaagaaagcagtggtggctcagtgattaataaataaattgatttttcaatttatctgcgcatgtggatatcatcaccactgcttaaacggtgaaggaaaacatcgtgaggaaaccggcatgtccaagaattaaaagttcgacgacatgtgacccgcacttggccagcgtggtggattatggcctgaaccctcataggaggcctatgtcccagcagtgagaacatatatgggctgatgatgaattttaAGGAAATAAGTGTTTCTGTAGGATGTTTgaaatcttataatttttacttgtGGAATGGTTGAACTGTGAGTCACTGTTTACATTTGATTAGtgtattgaatgaaattaactAGTGAATGTATTTAGAGAACACAAGAAACTTTTTACATCTACACACTTTACTTGATTTAAGGTATATTGTAGGAGTTTATGATTAAAGTTGTCTTTCACTTATAGAAAGCGTATTAAGAGATAAAACAGTATGTTAACTATTGtctcaaatttataaaatacaagaagtaaaaaaaataataatgcaaataatttcAGATAATTCAGATATTAGGAATATTCAACGAACatctaataatacaaataaaaatatatttatctcacCTGACTTTGAGAAATTTAAAGCATGGTTGTTGTTCATTATCAGTGACAATTTGCACAGCAGCTAGTTCTTCTTCACCTGGTTTTCTATATAGATACAAATCATTACCAATATCTATGGCATCAACATTTTTTCCATCAATCTGAAGGACTACTTCTGTGTCTTTACTCTTTATTGCATCTGCAACATCTGTAGCCTCTACTACATTATCTGCTTTATCCACACATACTACATTGGTAACATCTTCTGATATAAGAGTTGAATTTGATTTTCCATCATCCGGAGGAACATTATCATCGATAACCAGTTCATCACCATCATATGAATTGTCATCAAAAATGTTAACACCACCTGACAAGATATTTGCAGCTTCTATTTGTTTGCCAATTTTGAAACTTCCTAAATCATTGGTTTTCGGTATAGGAGATAGGTTAGATATTAAATCAGAGTCAGAAATCGGTCTATCTACATTGGCGGGAGCCGCATTGCCGTCTTTTGTCGGTGAAACACTAAAAGTGGAATCAACTTCTGACAGCGAAAAGAATTTTGATGAACTTTCGTTAGCTGTTATATACGCTTCGCTAGGAGGTGACGATGTATCCAAAGTGAAGTCTTTGGAACGTTCCGCTTCGCCCCGAATCTGGTTCAATCTATCCATTATCACAATTCATCTGTTTTGACATAAAATTCGCAATAAGAAGAGATTTATGTACGCGGCGTTTTAAACTTTATCAGCTATTATACGacagttaacaaaaacatttgatGGTTGACCAATTAGCACTTAGGTCAATAGCAGAATTACAAGTGAAACTTTTTACTGGAACGAACGATAATGAAAATGACACCTTTATTGAAAACTGAACAATACGATTAACAAGATGTGAAAGATTGATTTAAGAAAAAtggttaaatattacattatacatatattaataaattcatttaaaaaacgctataataatatttttgtagcaattttgttaaaaacacaacacatcaattttataaagatgGACGTCGTGAAAAATAGATAACGGTGTTGCCGTTATCTTATAATTTCTGATTgatcattgttattaaaaaaatcgcaaattatataaacaggCATAATCAAAAATGAATGTCTATTAAGTatgttttacaaaatacaataaatcgtCTGACTGTATTATTCTTCTCTTCATCACCTCAATAACTATTTGCTAATTTAAGTGAAATGAAAAAGTAAGATacgtttcaaaaaaaaatatagctaaaattacaatataatatcaacatcaaaacataataattagggtaaaaaactaaaaacgcacttaacaaaaaaaatcaagtaatTTGAGTCAAGTTTGCTCTCTGCGCTTACACTAAACTAAATGTCGCCTTAATTTGACTGAACGACTTAATTTAGTCGTCACTGAATTAAAGAAAGTGTTATCGCATcagttattttgtattctaaATATAGAAGTCACAATGGTTGTTAAATGATGAATTTAAAACCTAATTAGAAACGCATTTAGGAAAGTTTAGATACCTTAAAATAcgataatttttacttatataaataatattacttgaCTTTTAAAAATGCCCCATATTTTTCAGGTACAATTTTTGTCAGCACGGTTTgggatattaaataatagaatataattttcaatcttGGTaccaattttcttttatcacATGTCACCTTCGGCACTTATGCTTTCTTGTATGATAGTATTTTGCTGTAGAATAAACGGTATTATAAGATTGATTGATATGTAACCTCAACAATCTCGAATCCATCCGTAGCTAATTTCTGAATCCGTTGgttctaaatatattctaagTCTATTCCTTAATTAAGTGCCTAAATTTAGGCCAGTGTGATCAGAAACctctaatttctaaatttgcatcaaaatattgaaactaAATGTAGGGACGTGTAATAACTACTAAGCGCATTAAACGAAGAAGGTTattgtaaggaaattatttaatcactgGGATTTGTGTTGCCACTTTAGCTCTTTCCTGGTGATTAAAcccgcttttaaaatatagctcTAAAGAAGGCAAGCTAGACTAAAGTTTTCCTTTTTCGTATATTCAACAATTAGCTCTAAATTAACGTGATTGTTCATTGAAGTTCTAGTTAGCTTTGAGTCAACCAATCAAAATGCTCGGAGTAATTATGTTAcagagttttatttaaaccataaaatctttaaattttttgtgttctgAATGTACTCACTTCttgataacaatttattaatattaagaccATTTATACACTCGCAGAGATCTGTGTTGCCCTCTTTTGAAAAACTAGGTGGCAACACTTTTTGGTCTTTACCGGTGACGTTTAGAatacgttaaatatttttaaaagtctgCTGTTCTTTAATTTAccaatgaaagaaaatattgcataaatGTACACAATTATCTAACTGAAGgtagattttttatgaaatttcatcTTTCAAAATGGCTCCACGAGAAACAGTTAAAGCTACTCCAAAGTTACAACGCACTATAACAAAAGCTACAAAACCTAAGGCGTCGCCTGTTAGTGTTAAAAAAGTGATGTCGAAGAATACAAAAGACAGGATCCCCATTAAAGGTAAATAATCAACTGTAATAATGCAAGTGTTATCTACTATTCAAATaatcacaatattttcatCTATTTTTAGTGATTAACACGAATATTGAATCAAGAGCCCGGACAAATACTGTACCAAAAGTATCCACACCAAAACCGAAAGAGAATAAATCTGTCCCTTTTCCTGCTAGCGTTTCCAAAAGTGCTAAAAAGGCAAATTGGAAAAAGCGACCAAAGCCAGCACATTCGGGCGTTCCTGTACCCgagaaaatgaaaaagttattGGAAAAACAACTGCAAGACTCTGATTGCagcttataaaaatacgatatttgtttaaaattgatttatttgtacagTAGGTAGTTCACTTATTAGTTTTTgggtatgtataaattataaaagacatTAATTGTCTTAAGACAATGGAAACAATTTTTCctgtatgattttaaatactatttaagtattattgttACTGGATAAAATAAGCAAGAGCTacgacatttaaatattagtacttcatcttatcttttttttatgtttagttaaaattgactattaagtaataaaataaatcccaTGTttcctaatataataataacaaaaatagtctttttaaattatatacatataaatgttatattacttCGTTCTTTTGGATACCATTTATCagatattaataacatttgttCAATGTTCAAAATCgcgtttttaacaaaacaaacttaaTTCTTAATAACACATTTAGTTTTAGCACTTTACAGTTGATTCTTGcctattcaattttaatgtaacatgtttttattatgtatgacttatttagtatttttttcatcatgacttgtctttcttttaaatataaagaattttgattaaataaagttatatttggtataattattgtttatttaattactcttCTAGATAAACTTGTGCatactaaacatttttaaaaatataatgtattatagcATATAAGCGCAGAGCTCGATGTCAATGCCATTTAAAGTATATTGCAatcaatagataaataatatactagtaGACTATcctggcttcacccgtggtacatttagTATATCCTATAACTATGAGGTATCTCAAGTTACAtattcaacaataaaataattttcgaaattGGTACTgtcaatagttcctgagacaCCACTGTGTACACACAAACTACAGTTAATTAGTGTAATAACTAAcatataattagttttatgcatcgggcaaataacattttagcTAAAGCGCAGTGAAGTATCCCATCAGAATAGGTCCACTTGATCATCAGATTAACCAGATGAAACAAACATCTAAACCTAACCAGTATCAGGTTCCACTCTTTGGGTCCATCCTCCGTCTTAGTTTGGATAAATTTGGGAATATGTAATCAATTTTGGTGTCATTGGATAGGTCTTTGTTAATGAAAACCAAAATGTAAAGGTTTCCCTTCCAAAATTCAAGATGAGCTAAATATTGTAGTCCACGcgaacgaagccgcgggaggaaagctaaatattaaaaatttctttgatttaatgcgaatataatacatttagaaatcaaaatttattaactggTTTAAACGCCActattctataaattaaatctgacTTAATAACATCCTTTCTTTCTCACCAATCCTCACTaatatcacaatataataaatgcgaaaagtAAAGCAAGTAGGTTGTGGTTGTTAATGtcatgtgatatctgccaacccatACTGGAAACCTCAGGCTTGAACCGTTTAAGGACCATGATGACGAAGCGGTTATGatgataaattatgtttgtcatcgaaagtgtttgtttattcgtTTCGATTTTTGTGGCTGGTGATAGTCAGGAGATTAGAGAGTGATAGGTATCTGGGCTACTTTTCTCATTGGAATTGCCTCCTTTCGCCATGCGGCCCAAGTTGTGGGCGGAAAGCTTGGTAgtaatcgcgtttaaaatctgttgaaaaaaaaaacgcgttgaattgtcaataatttataaaagactagaattttatttgttttgtataatctACAGCAAATTATAATCCAAAATATTATGGGAGTATGCACGAATTCacatacctacctatataatatCTCAAAGCCGAGGGCCCCCTATTGCGTGTAAGAAAAAATTTACGAAATTTTTCTACATCTTTAATATCGGAGTCCAGCACGCTTTGGTGCGAATTGGCTCGCACCGTGAAAGTACCACATGCAGTCTCTACATGTGgtaccttttataaataaaaaaaataattaattacacataaaatattatgcgaACTATCAGTATAGtcaaaccaaataaaaaccaaagcaaattatcaaaattcctAAACTAGCAGTAGATTGCATGTTCAAAAAATCTGACCATGAGCTTTAAGAAGGGTGATTTCACTGGAATATAACGAGCATATCTATGACCTATCATATTACTTCGCATCATCGTCGATGCCCTATGCAGAGCATCGACGCATGCGTAACACTTTCAGCATCTCAAATGTACTTGATGATGATGCACATTCAGTAGATGTCACATGATTACGCGAAGTCTTTTGAGTCGACTGAGTAGTTTTGATGTGATACCAACAGAGAAAGTCGAAGTCGATTATCgacatttatgaaataagcATAGAGCTATATACCTACTTTAGATcggtatgttataaaaataatgaataaaaaaaaatttgtactATTTATCGAATGCtttcacaattaataaaaaaaaaaccgccATATGCACAGTtcgattttttaaaactaaaatttgtcCTCCAAAGAATTTTATACGTCTTCCGTAAGGAACGCCCAGTGCCGATTATTGGGTAGAGCGATAGCCGAAgagtaacataatattacggGTATTGCTCTAGGCACCAGATCGTAAAGGTCGCCAGAATGAATAGGAAACGCAAATGATAGCTTAACCCTTGACATCCTAGAAACCTAGTCATTTTATAACACAAgatgtattttgaaaaatataaaacaaacacgtaTCAAGCTTTTTGGTAAAAGATGCCAGCCCTTTTTTAGATTTCTACCTCATTAAGAATTTCAAACAGCAGTCgcggtggctcagtggtgagaacctcatACTTCAAAACTGATAAGTCGAGGTTTGAGTGCGAGCGAGCgtgaaggaaataaattgatttttcaatgtatctgcacatgtggataacatcaccactgcttaaaacggtgaaggaaaacatcgtaaggaaaccggcatgtccaagaatcaaaagtttgtCACTTGTCCATCGTGGTGGATTATTGGGCTGAACACTCTGGATcctaggaggcctgtgtcccagcagtggaaacatatcTGGGCTGATGGTGAAGAATTTcaaacaagtttttttttaccttcctacatataaatagaagataaatataataagtatgtaGAAGGTAAAGTTATAAATGACTATATAGTCATAGTCATTAATTCCAAATTTTCCTTTCGGAAtggtatattttacattagcatgcgcttaaaaaaatataggctTTGTTAGATCGATCTTAGTctcgaatataattttattacacaagaTGTTCATAATAAATCCAGAGACATAAAATCAACCACTTTTGACAAGCATACAAGTACTTAtcttatta from Zerene cesonia ecotype Mississippi unplaced genomic scaffold, Zerene_cesonia_1.1 Zces_u002, whole genome shotgun sequence encodes the following:
- the LOC119838308 gene encoding uncharacterized protein LOC119838308 isoform X1 encodes the protein MDRLNQIRGEAERSKDFTLDTSSPPSEAYITANESSSKFFSLSEVDSTFSVSPTKDGNAAPANVDRPISDSDLISNLSPIPKTNDLGSFKIGKQIEAANILSGGVNIFDDNSYDGDELVIDDNVPPDDGKSNSTLISEDVTNVVCVDKADNVVEATDVADAIKSKDTEVVLQIDGKNVDAIDIGNDLYLYRKPGEEELAAVQIVTDNEQQPCFKFLKVRENAEGNLEVYEEIEIEVPKEVPITNEEPKESSPKSLVNHDKPLIESDNNKTTENTLKNPQNETESKDVEVETSIQIKEDSKVNFNGKVMKFSESRKSPVISTFTPMTYHSTPNKEGIPLTKTMVDQQLHPNRQSDNIKKTIEVHTECSKHKLSDTPIKNKELIENNENDEKDVLDKTLPDIVHTSEDKPLVIDEKECKADLIDNKIEKKIIKQSVGIENKDSNLSNEITLKAPIVINEDKNFEKTIVSTENNAEDTYKVNKTVEEKSSDLILICNKNSVDLITGDDTETVEDKLVIVENISSPTNTSNEKNSDTSKTKAVEKDQIIVDSEPRQLISDAKIDVRDTYCSNQKNKKQLTDDTNKIKDIQNIGTDLKHTKSSLDKTNVPNIGDNLTLTGVKHKAIEAEKTLADVTTSTEIELNKYNKKVIKLCDSTPTNKQNQEQLNIVEKETIQEDLKLVPNLKITEMLPIKSNESQQQIHNTTDTTVQKIDTALVEDVISLKPIENETKINSNIIQNQVKENKDCSFMDINKHNIIIPTENKTISLPEIKSADDIQKPVKLPVKANTSIVKIDSKIDLLANTQTKQTNKKNCAAVPFGKWTEANRQEFLNKIKETKVASNNSSTKQLKQPKDLNRRDVLKKIDSQRQSNNIVVSKAQDVNSSNKPKVTTVTFKNKPNIEQTDNTQILKDEKKSSTLKTTSTKSDVDLVAKKPTQRKEINNQDLIDKTIEGIINRALPVKATQDEHKQSVESNASEKDKNAYQITLDDIEKKMNELHGIPFVERPPHELPALTQESKSSNADIKTSNSNKPDPLVNLPPFTNKPHQNVIKEHEKANISDEEIIEHIPITGDIKLLCKDTKVNEIVGSTICDSGAKKEPIITEKDFDKFARRNSFTYENLLTVNFDRKEPHNVIKSVVPKDIPVKKLSRNELMLAESKAKSTNKHNAARHNHSSKIPTAKVSNETYNKNYQSKVQIAYQSALTAKRQLEGPITIIEDKPVKVVFMDTNPEFVPVLNMQGQELSPTNIQINESSKFVHSASESLDSDILESYENKLQDDTKSKSKHQRKQVLTPVETPELELIEPGDLGMETSPKKKRRFEDKADKKAKALVPKKSYLLNRNVSEEKQDVVKNSTEIVNKAEPYVHSDPISAIDNLVKAAELLETQSENKILTHATENNSQQNTPVKRGRGRPRKNPLPGVDSNAPKTPSPQKKPRLQEEKSYKEHTETEESSDDEIIKENWTMGKINENIVCPICNKLFRSENVVFKHVKHCTGPSPNRSDSDKRSSSRLRFSQESKRSSTDSKSDIDLDEEILTPRKRKSRDSKPAKDKYDEIINKDLDTEKQSEHLSHKTVNKAKFNTNNLVCELCGKSFRQLSYLLSHKLQHRKEDLKSVHNDEVKKNVFCCEVCKKEFRKLHHLVQHRPIHKPNAMSSRLSRKSSSEHRDNKSEKDNKVQVQTKQTEDHSAGFRCEPCDKSFRKLHHLVEHRETHDGINKKCPPQVTVDSSKSLLHQCDICKKTFKKLQHFMEHKDQHLETSSEKSDDKSVQSSLSTRDIIHECSLCYMVFPNEHSLNKHTIICLRKKKQSAAKAKQTEEKIVSDDDNKEEKEQETDSKINADVMPLDNIKSENTNTHDLPEITKTIHTIHCATSKSEEHDIEIDNSDNKSDDIPLIKAKESETIDNKTVNEFETKPLNTPIIETIVIPDTPTPKKRTATKEKSGTTVTKKQKTLNVTMPVIEENKSARTSNDDDDADEDDDEVRYMLNPHLKLDDTVEEKFMKVRAKKRSSLQLERPNSKDLVIRRISLQHPPKIPRLKAKPVEAKIQTTIKNAKAPTLDTVPSTDSDDSDIKYSFPKTTPVKQTPKKVDKSNRKIIGDKRKSLSSIAKRKSLGKHKQNTPVKKIRKRTAEVEHRCDCGQLFSSAALLSRHTTLAHTPPRIRRRRSPPPDTKLQKPLNLLKTNIKQSQSSVTQAKPQSQQLKQKPTTKQKPSLAKQKLNLIQQKQTSSQQKQTLKQQKNTSNQQKQTLTQQKSNAQSSPTRSKSNNINNAEYGVSVIEAFVRSLASPFFLQRRQDDDRTVFVQWLQNISWPREVHG